TACTCCTAGGAAATTCTAAGTAAACGCATAATCACTGAAGTCTTTGTACGATTTAGCGAATTGCGTTTTcgttatttttcataaatatatctaaaaacaatgcttgaaaaatatttacaacAATGACCTTGATTGTACTTGCAATATTGGATTTGATTGCAAACCCTTGCTTCCCGGGTGCAGAATATattaaacacagtcatgaaaataatatcaaaataatatcaattgaTTGAATAATACGCTCACCACAAATTAACTTTATTTAGAAGTTATTTAAATATATCGTATTAACCATTACGATGTTCATGAATATATACTTCACATTCAGCCAATATCTGAATATACATctatctggggcccgttgcagaaagagttgcgtgtaaacgcaagccaaaaaatcaatcgcaagtcccaaatgcgcgttgttgattggttgaaaatcaagttgggcgtgatttttagagttgcgattgattgcaactctttctgcaacgggcccctgaataGTGTGTACGAAATAGAAACAGAATCTGAATttcttattacaaaaaatgtcTGTATTTTTGACGAAGGAACAAAAGTAACTTTTTAtcgatgaaataaaaattaacttTTTATCGATGCAAATCAAATATGAGACAAGTCCATTCatatttaatattcatgtataCATGCCTATCAACAAATTGCCAGCAATTAAGTTGATAATCTAACTACTATCAAGTAATTTATACCAGTGTTATGTCGTTAAATTGCATATTGAGCCAAAAAATAATTGAGGGGACTAGACCTGGCATATATTATGTTTAAACAAATCTAAGAAGCTGCGAAGCGATTAAgaatatgtacattttttacattatggATACAAAAATCCTATTTTTGTAATAGACGATCAGAAAATAATACCACAAGGTGTCACCATTTTCCCCgtccttttctttagttttcctcctttttttcttggtcggtatatatgtattttttttattcttggcTCCCAATGCCCCTCATATCTGTACGATAGTACTTTATGCATGGTTTGCTTTTCCATTCTGATCTAatactgaatttaaaaaaagcaaaaaagttTTCCGTTGCCATGTTACAAAATTTTGgtacttttacttttttataccttaaaaaaaatatttcttcagaattcaaaaatacataattataatacacgTCAAAAGGATCTTATTCGTCAGCCATTTGCGAGAACAAAATAATGTCACTCTAACCTCCTTTCATATAACATGTATTAAAGAGTGGAACAATTTTCctgttgatataaaaaatagtaaaactcTTTTCATGTTCCAAAGATTATCCAAAACTTATTTTCTTGAcagattttaattattttccttcaatatGTGTTTAAGTTAATGTATTTGCATTTAAGTTGATGACCTACTCAGAATCTATGTTtagcatgtgtgtgtgtgggtggatgtggttgtgtgtgtgtgggtttgtgtatatatgtgtgtttgtaatagttttttccattctatttttagcatcttaaccttattatacattttttttctctcctttgtATCTTGTAGATTAGTATATCCtatgttttatgttaataatcataagtattccagggccctactcacaagctttgcttttaaaggGGTCCTAAAACCAATTCGTATATGCTATAGTCTGATTGATGTATGTTCATGTACTCATTTACGTTGTATGTACatctatttttattatgatgtgatgtttttggttttgaataaataaacttgaaacttaTAGTCATGCTATTATGAACGGTACAACACAATAGGTATGGAATGTATAATATAGTACATTATGCAGGGTTATGGTAATATATCTCTTTTTTGcattgtaatcatggtaatagtcTGTTTTCTTGCCTTCATTTTGTTCTAACTAAATGCGTGGCCCCTATTATCATGTATATACTCAGTACTGTATTGCTTTTCAATTTAAGTGTTTATCTTTATTTGATGAATAATATAACTTGATTGTTAATACAACCCATTTCTCTTTTCTCGCTcttcacccctcccccccccccatctctctctcttaactGGCTGTCTCTACCTCTGTCTCAACACCACTTTATATTGTCCTAATCACacaatacattatttcatacttgtacGATCCCGTTGGAGCCTCGGtaaaattaatcattattattgagcAAGCCTGGGCGAAAATTAATTGCTCGCTCGATGATTACAATAGAGTTAAAAATCTCATTACCATTAATCGAAAGATATAAGGTACTTTATATTTAGTTATACAAACACCGTACCAGCCGGTCTTTACTTATAATATAGATTTAAAAGTACACTGAGTTCATGTATCATATGCTGCGAGATTCAGGTGCTAGGTAACAGTTTTGCAAAGTCTTCCACCCCTtaacatgttttgtttttatcaactAAATCATATCATAAAATTTAAATGATAAGATTGCATTTCCATATAGCACAAGTCAAACGTTTTGTTAGATCTTAATTagagataaatatatattttcttaaaatatgtaaattgaaCTAACCAAGGAAAcgaaaaacaaaggaaatcatATCGTAGCTTTGCCTTATGTGTAATAGCAATAAACACtaattttatttgattgtgTGATAATGAAGAATTCATCTTCATTTCTAAATActctttaaaaatgcattttagatTCCACGGTTACTGAGAGTAAATAACACAAATGCATTCCACTTTTTTGTGCAGACTAGATAAAATGATTTCGTTGACAAGGTCGGTATTCATACCACagggaaaatattgatttgaaaacctTTGCAACAATGACCTATCAGATATATGACCTCAATAGTACACTGTCGTTGATCAAGTGGGATGAACCAATGCATCATTGGTGATGTCCGTACACTAGATCAATCCATGCAGTCAGGATGAAAAAAAGGATGATAACTTTGACCAACCTACTTTGGCTTAACAAAGAATGGCCTTCCTGACTAGCCTCGGTAAGCTTTCACGATGAATATTCCATCGTATCTATTTCTGGATTTCATTATATTCATACAATGGCATGATGACATGGGTTAACCCCTTCCACGCCATGGGACCTGCTGGCTCTCACACTTAATATCCCCTCTGATATCTACATCATAGAATGCTTCTGGATGACTTAGCAGTCCTTGAGGAATGACAGTTTCAAAACCTAGAGGTGTTCATGTACATTGAATCCAATTCTGCGGATCTGAATAAAGAAGGACCAGAGCGACTCCTCTCAATTGCTGTTTTGGTTGTCTGTGACTCCAAACCAGTCGTGACGGTTGGTTTCTTCGGGGCAACCTTAGGAGGTCTACCTGTAGTCATCGAATGTGAGTCTTTAACTTCTACGAAGTCGTAGACGTCTTCGTCCCCGTACGGCTGGACCGGGAGGGAGAGTTTTCGGTTGCTATTCGGCAATGATGCCGTCGAGCGCCTATGGTTTTCGTAATAATTGTCCTGATCGCCGCTATCTTGGCGAGGAATAGCATAACCAGATTTCATGATGTCTGGTTTGGTCTTCTTTCTTCTATTCTCTGGCGTAACAACAACATCATAGGGGCTGAGTTCATTGACTGGGTCATGTTCGATCCCAAGGTCATTACATCCCTTTATACCCACAAGGTCATAACTGTCACTGAATAGCGGGGAGCGAGGAGGAACTCCTGGAACCTGATCCCCAACCACGTATGTGCAAGTCGTTTTGTCATCGGCGGCATGCGTAAGCTTCTTTGTAACTGCGGGAGATAGATCTCCAGGGGGAACATACATTCCTTGCGTTGGAAAGGCATGCTTGGCATCACTGCCCCGTCGTGATGATGGCTCTGACCTACTTTCACCAACATGGTCATACAAATTCATATTACCGATTGAGGGTCTTGGCATGTTGGTTTTGAATCCCTCAGAACAGTCCTCAACGGAGGCTTTACGACTTTCTTCAAAGGAAGGAAACTTTATTATACCTTGCTTCCTTGGTGATGAACTTTCCTTCTCACAGCTGCTTAGTTCTGCATTTGCAAATGAGGGAGACTGTCCCTTTGACATGTCCAGGTATTGTGCCGTTACCGTAGAAGGTGCAATCAGATGGTTTGACGCAGAGGGCGGTGCACTTGTGTTTAACGAACCTGAACCAGGCTGCAGATTTCTCCTGGCTTTCGGTAAAGGCTTGGGCTTAGGAAGGGGTTTTCTTTTTTCGATTTTAGATTCATCCATCTTAAGATTATCAGAAGGTGGATTCCTAGGAGCTGGTTCAGGAGGCGTTCTGATTTCGTCTGTAAAGGTTGTATAGTCGTTGTCAATAACCGCGGGTGGTGCACTTGGGCGTCGGCCCTTCTCTGGGCTAGTTTGCAGGCGTGTCGCACGCGAATGCGTCAAATCGGACATCCTTACTCGCTCAAATCCTTTTGCGTCAGTTTGATATTTGTGAGGTTTCAGGGGTCCTTCTTCGGGGTCGATAGCTTCGTAAGAACTTTCCTGTGTAAAATTATCAGGGTCCATGAGGTCATATCCAGGATTTGAAGCGGCTGTCAGTTTACCCTTGTGACCCTTCATCTTTTGTTTGAGTTTTGGCCGAGCCCCAACATCTTTACTTGCACTTGGAACTGTACCATTCATCACCCTGGAGgctgatttgaacaaaaatgggcgaaagggagagagagggagaaaaataTTGGTTCATTTATTTAGCTTAGCTGAAATattcgtagtagtagtagtagtagtagtagtagtagtagtagtagaagtagtagtagtagtagtaatagtagtacagtagaagtagtagtagcagtagtagtagtagtagtagtagtagtagtagtagtagtagtagtagtagtagtggtagtagtagtagtagcagtagtagtagtagtagtggtagtagtagtagtagtagtagtagtagtagtagtagtagtagtagtagaagtagtagtagtagtagtagtagtagtagtagtagtagtagtagtagtagtagtggtagtagtggtagtagtggtagtagtagtagtagtagtagtagtagtagtagtagtagtagtagtagtagtagtagtggtagtgtagtagttgtagttgttgatgttgtttttgttgttgtttgttgttgtgtttttgttgttgtttttgttgctgttgttgtttaaTATTTGGAGTTGCGCGGCCTTAAAATATTGAGACAtagtatatttttatattatagtagtagtagtagtagtagtagtagtagtagtagtagtagtacagtagaagtagtagtagcagtagtagtagtagtagtagtagtatagtagtagtagtagtagtagtagtagtagtagtagtagtggtagtagtagtagtagcagtagtagtagtagtagtggtagtagtagtagtagtagtagtagtagtagtagtagtagtagtagtagtagtagtagtagtagtagtagtagtagtagtagtaaagtagtagtagtagtagtagtagtagtagtagtagtagtagtagtagtggtagtagtagtggtagtggtagtggtagaagttgtagttgttgatgttgtttttgttgtttttttgttgttgttgttgtttaataTTTGGAGTTGCGCGGCCTTAAAATATATTGTTTAGATATGTTTGAAATGAAACATAATATATTTACCTTCAGTTTCTCTGCTCGTTGGAAGCTCActctcactcctgtgaatatgcaaaaaaacaaaaacaaacaaatacgaAATGTTACAAATATCCGCGAAATGTAGATCGAATTGAAAGTACACACCGATTTCGGACAAACTACAACATGAAAGATTAACAATGATATACCAATAATGAAAACGATGAGAGATAAAAcagaaaatgtatattttttcgcATCTCATTTCTTATAAAAGCTGGTAAATAGTACCCTGTTTTCCGGGATTGTACTTTTTTGGGGGTATTACTTTCTTGTCCAGTAATAATTTGAGTATCCCCCCgaccctctctctctttatctctgtCTCTCCCACGTGCAGGCCCTCATGATATaaacaatattaacattaaTTCAATACTATTTCCTTGACggtcataaaaaaatcaaacgaagTGAAATTAgcactttatatttttaaatcattggtAGATTTCCTCAtgcaaagaaaggaaaaggtgGTTACTTCCGCTGCCAATTCCTCCCTTTCAATTTACTTTCGTCATTCCTGAACTCATCCTCTCTAAAATGAAagtaatttcatgtaaaaatgtGATAATGTTAATGCTCAGTATAAATTTAGTTTGTGAGATCAGTAATCAATcgaaagttggatttttttctagcAAGGAGAATGAGGTTTTTTTACTACCATGTATGGCCTAAAAACAGACCATGAGCACACCTACACTACTGGTATGACAACATTATAATGTAGGTCATTAATTACGTCATTTTGTCAGTTTTTATGACGTAAGCTCTTACAACTGTCTTCCTGTTCACGAAATCATTTCCATTGAGAGTTATtgtctggggggggggtgttacagcTACTTGTATGGTATAGCAAGTGAAATAAGATTCTTAactattcaaaaaaaaataatttaatttgatGAACAAGAATATGAATGTGCAAATCTATAAAGGAAGAAACCAAAAAGCAACATATATCAACTAAAATTCAATTGAGACTTATGAAAATGTAGTACTTAGTTGGtagttggtcatttttttttgtatgatacTGCCAATGATTGATAATCAGGAGCAGTACAAGTGCCTTTTGATGGGGttcatatttttccccaaaaattaaatagatgtataataattgtttcatttacCAAGTAGGAATACTCTCCTATCAATACTCgcctttcttctttattcttctttGTTCGAATTTTTATCGTTTTTAAATGTtatcactttaaaaatattCAGGTGCTGCCACTCCTGCCCCCACCCTTGTGGTAATACCCCTAACGTAACAATGATTCCATATTCCTGTTTATCATTTAGGTGAACGAGAGTATTGTACGCTGTtaaaaacctgattttacatttttttaaatgttgcagaaagcaataacagaatcattccgAAAATTCATATagcaggaatttttctgcaatttaacagaacagggctgtttaaaagggaaaaagggtgttttatttaaggaaatttgtaaggttccatacaccaaataccaatttcctgtaattttacatgataaaaataatgcaaGATTACGCagtctggtaagattacaggtgttctcgagactctgctgcaggaacttcttttattttaaggataaaattTCTAAAAGTGTAGATAATAAAAACGAAAATATGCtgtaaaatgtattcatttatatcagTCAAACATTGACactataattatattttctctctttaccTATCTACTTATATTTACATCGTCTTTCTggaattaccttcatttttagAGGAtgtcaataaattaatttattgcTTTAAAGTTTCTGAATCACAATCTCACCTTTCAGCGGGCTTCTTCTTCGGGCACAGCCTCCTGACGCCGCAGACGACCCCGCCAATCGACATCGCCAAGAACACGATTACAGCGACCACGGAAATACCCATCATCATCGACCTATTCGACAGCAGGCTGGTCGAACCTCGTGGCCCTCCAACGAATTCGGTTGAGGTTTCGATGCTGTTGCTCGGAGAGTCGGTGGTCGGTGTACGGGAACGAGCGTGTCGCTGAGTGTCGCCGTTGTTACGATTAGTTGTAAGAAGTGGTGAAGATGACGGTGGTGTCGTGGTGGTGGGTGTGTTACTGTTGATAGTGGTGATCGTCGTCGCTTCCGTCGCGATCGGTATGGCAGTAGTTGTAACTGCTTTCGTAGTCGGTGCTGAAATTAAGAGGTTATCCagtgaaaataatttgatattttccatTGTTTATCTATTTGTATGTCTTATTCTTTTACGTATTCTATTATCGCTTTgttttcctttaatattttcattctttgatcCAATTTCTGGTGAGGCGGTTATACTTGGACCGTCTAGATTTTAGCCTTACACCTTAGAGTTGCTTCACTAGCACCTAAAGCGTCTcgtattatttttctttttcatcgaGACGTACATCCTTACGTGCcgtttgattttcaaaaaaccttgcatgaaataattatttggaatctacttttaaaagaaagtAAATTGATGTTAATCTGGCAAAACTCTTCCAAATTTCTAAGGTTCTTTGCTATATATTGTATGGAAAATGcctaaatgttgatgaaacaaaATGTAAACCAAACATACATTAATCATGAATTTTGAATGCAGATCATCAAAATTAAtcagcaaaacaaaatgtctTCCGAATAATGATTTGTTCACAGTTCTTACGTTGAGTTGGTAAACAATTCGATCCTTCTGTTATCCAACCAGGGCAGCATTCGTAACCAGTAGTATAACCAACTCTGCTGAGCCGCCTTGAACCCACAGAATACACAGTTCTAGtcattaaacaaaacaaaacagatacAATAAATTAGTAAACCAGCTTAAGCATGTTAAGTTAGGCAGAATGATGATTTCTGATTCGCTTTCCAGAGGAGTATACCCGAAGCTCAAAAACTCTGAAGTATTGAGTTGGGAAAAGTTCTATAGCAAGATCAGTTTTTAGTAGTGTTGCTTCTCTCACTGACTAATCCTGAGTGTGTAATCAAattgtaataactttttttttcaattctcaaTGACAACAGAATTAACAAAAAGCGAGGTTAATGATGATTACAGTGGATACTATTATTAATTCAAGTGGCCTAAAGTGTAATCGTGATATTTACATGTTTCACTGGACCCCGCCATACACAAAGCCTGAAGATTGATCGTGGAACTGATTTCTATGAACAATTGGATTTATCATTGtgtatgattgattgcaaaAGTATCAGACCAGATCAATCACTGAGGTTTAATGTAACCGGGTCCTGATCTTAAACCTTGTCCTACTACCCGATATTCTATAAAACAATCATTAAAAggacaattttattttaggcCATGGTTTTCCCAGaatccaattattattcaacatgttcaaggacATGAAGATGACATCGGGGGAGAGTGTCAGGTAAATCGATAGGTTTTTAAGTGATTTCAATCGGAAGTGCATGTATAAACATATGTATTACTCATAATTCGTCATTGAACTGGCCATCGGTTTATCAATCTGAAAAAGAAAACGTCATCCACCTACATTCCACTTTACTTTCATCATTAGAATTAGTTTTGTTAACGTAAACTGAAGACATGTCATAAATGCAGTTTACGTTACGTAACCACTTCTTTGGAGATTCCGATGTGAACACTACAAGGAATTATTTGCACTAATTAAAATATGCATATTTCTGGGCATGTTGATACCAATTCCTacaaaaaatgcaaacaaaaacgaaataattgataaaaacaaGAGTATCGCCGGTTAATTTCATTTGTAGAAAAGCAAGTTTCATATGGAATAACTGTAATTATATTTTGAAGTACATATATAATCATTCTTTATCATTTGGGATAAATTCAGTAGCCAAGATTCCTGCGTGATGAATTACTTGCCAATGCAAGAGAAAGGGGAAAATACACATGCCTTGAGACAAAATGGATGCAAAATCAAATGAGATGATAGCGGGATAAAACTTGGCTTTATACTTCGAAATAAAGGTTTATATACACTTCggaattccgaaggttctttattacgaaggttcgtaattccgaaacacgtaaattgcctaatacctcgatgttcgttaatccgaaaacgtaaaagggttcgtcaatccgaacatttgtggtgtTTTTCCGAAGGtccgttattccgaaggttagttaatccgaaaacgaaatgaggttcgtaattccgaaggttcgttagtccgaacctcatttcgttttcgtattaacgaaccttcggaattacgaaccttttttcgtttttggactaacgaaccttcggaattacgaaccttcgtgAAGCAACGTATACAGaggtattatcatgattatagtaTTAAAGTAGCTCGTGTGTGTATTGTAATTACGATTTACAGTAAGTAATTTTACTAATTGTAACTTTCTAGGAAAAATGAATGTTTCATCCAATAGCCATTTGATACAGCGCCTTCCTATTCGGTACAAAGCGCTGCACACATGCTTTTAGAACCCTTATCAGAGTGAAGAGGGGGAGGGGCTTGCATTGTCAGGGAGTGGTATAGAGGGGAAGCTATTCTCATTACTCCGAATTCAACTTTTAGTATGCATGTATATTATGGGGGGTTGTTGAAGAAATATCTGCTGTACAGTAAGAActgaatttattgaaataacaaatcaatatttttttttaaatgtactgGAGTTGGCTAAGACTCTAAAAgatacggttacacttcgtaattccgaaggttcgtaattacgaaggttctttattacgaaggttcgtaattccgaaacacgtaaattgcctgtaccatgttcgttaatccgaaaacgtaaaagggctcgttaatccgaacatttgtggcgttattccacAGGtccgttgttccgaaggttcgttagtccgaaaacgaaataaggtttgttaatcattacgttttcgaactaacgaaccttcggaattacgaacctcatttcgttttcggattaacgaaccttaggaattacgaacctcacttgttttcggactaacgaaccttcggaattacgaatgtatatgCGAAAAATATAAAAGGTATAGGTCAATTGTCAAATCAACtattgaaaggttggaggagtgacattATTTATTATATCAAAAATTGCATAAAACAGAATCCAACAATTTTAATGATTGGTTGAACCATATAAAGTGGTAAATGTTACATTTAGACAAGGTTGTCACTCCACCAACTTTTCAGATGTTGATTTtacattaaaggtattgttttaactttgtgagcagctgatttaaaaaattctcaaaacgAGATAAAACATTGTACaaatgcatgtattagaactaataaaccatgaaaacaattattatcgagaatgaaaagctaaaactacaaggcaaaccccgattttgtaaataggcgtcttatagacacctaaatagtacacataagtgtatgggatgaaattaagatggtgtttccggtcactttatatttcaatttttgaagcactaaataattattttcgaacgcaattttttcttggctacatttttgtaacatatcacagac
This genomic window from Lytechinus variegatus isolate NC3 chromosome 10, Lvar_3.0, whole genome shotgun sequence contains:
- the LOC121422857 gene encoding uncharacterized protein LOC121422857, with product MDFWSLYLLILVSVISLSSSKAQEGRCTKRISRVVFYTETFSKSSTQKYYEKCGFLNLFNCARYRTVYSVGSRRLSRVGYTTGYECCPGWITEGSNCLPTQPPTTKAVTTTAIPIATEATTITTINSNTPTTTTPPSSSPLLTTNRNNGDTQRHARSRTPTTDSPSNSIETSTEFVGGPRGSTSLLSNRSMMMGISVVAVIVFLAMSIGGVVCGVRRLCPKKKPAERSESELPTSRETEASRVMNGTVPSASKDVGARPKLKQKMKGHKGKLTAASNPGYDLMDPDNFTQESSYEAIDPEEGPLKPHKYQTDAKGFERVRMSDLTHSRATRLQTSPEKGRRPSAPPAVIDNDYTTFTDEIRTPPEPAPRNPPSDNLKMDESKIEKRKPLPKPKPLPKARRNLQPGSGSLNTSAPPSASNHLIAPSTVTAQYLDMSKGQSPSFANAELSSCEKESSSPRKQGIIKFPSFEESRKASVEDCSEGFKTNMPRPSIGNMNLYDHVGESRSEPSSRRGSDAKHAFPTQGMYVPPGDLSPAVTKKLTHAADDKTTCTYVVGDQVPGVPPRSPLFSDSYDLVGIKGCNDLGIEHDPVNELSPYDVVVTPENRRKKTKPDIMKSGYAIPRQDSGDQDNYYENHRRSTASLPNSNRKLSLPVQPYGDEDVYDFVEVKDSHSMTTGRPPKVAPKKPTVTTGLESQTTKTAIERSRSGPSLFRSAELDSMYMNTSRF